A region of Procambarus clarkii isolate CNS0578487 chromosome 48, FALCON_Pclarkii_2.0, whole genome shotgun sequence DNA encodes the following proteins:
- the LOC123764667 gene encoding ribosome-binding protein 1-like, with translation MLEAKIVYRHISLRKTQDIITLLKSLGVVFEVISGDGGVCRSVTLVKPSSKCGQAKCGQAKCGQAKCGQAKCGQAKCGQAKCGQAKCGQAKCGQAKCGQAKCGQAKCGQAKCGQAKCGQAKCGQAKCGQAKCGQAKCGQAKCGQAKCGQAKCGQAKCGQAKCGQAKCGQAKCGQAKCGQAKCGQAK, from the exons ATGCTTGAAGCCAAAATTGTCTATCGCCACATTTCGCTTCGTAAAACTCAAGATATAATTACGTTATTGAAGAGTCTTGGTGTGGTATTTGAGGTCATAAG TGGAGATGGGGGAGTTTGTAGAAGCGTGACTCTTGTCAAGCCTTCATCAAAGTGTGGTCAAGCCAAGTGTGGTCAAGCCAAGTGTGGTCAAGCCAAGTGTGGTCAAGCCAAGTGTGGCCAGGCCAAGTGTGGTCAAGCCAAGTGTGGCCAGGCCAAGTGTGGTCAAGCCAAGTGTGGTCAAGCCAAGTGTGGTCAAGCCAAGTGTGGTCAAGCCAAGTGTGGTCAAGCCAAGTGTGGTCAAGCCAAGTGTGGTCAAGCCAAGTGTGGTCAAGCCAAGTGTGGCCAGGCCAAGTGTGGTCAAGCCAAGTGTGGCCAGGCCAAGTGTGGTCAAGCCAAGTGTGGTCAAGCCAAGTGTGGCCAGGCCAAGTGTGGTCAAGCCAAGTGTGGCCAGGCCAAGTGTGGTCAAGCCAAGTGTGGTCAAGCCAAGTGTGGCCAGGCCAAGTGTGGTCAAGCCAAGTGA